Below is a window of Hydrogenimonas sp. SS33 DNA.
AACCAGTTTTTCGCATAATCTTCATTCAGATCGACGGTGAGTTCCCCTATGCCGGGAAGCACCTGAACCACATGCCCCTTCTCCAGAATCTCCAGGCGGACGGTCACTTCACTCAGGCCGTGAAAATGGAGCCGTTTCGAGATGCCTATTTCGACGATCTCCTCCGCCGCATAGGAGAGGTCCCCCAGCACCGGGGAAAGGCTCAGGTCGATGTCGATCGTATCGTCGAGCCCCTCGATATAGATTTTGATTTCGCCGTCGGTTTTGAGCCTCTCTATCTCCCCGTCGAGGCGGAAATAGAGGCTGTCCCTGTCCTGTCCCCAGTGGATCGCCGTAATCGGCCCCCGGACGCGGTCCATCGTCGAATAGAGTTTCGTCTCGTCGATCATGCCGCTGCCAAGCCACTCGAAAAAGGAGGTAACGCGTCCGTCGATCATTGGCTGGATGGGAAATTTCGGCTCGTTGACCAGGGCGTGAAGGTCTTTGCGTTCGCCGGCGATGGGTTGGAAGAGGTTCGCCGGCGGCGTGAGGTTCATCAGCCGGTAGACGGCGATGAGGTGGGAGCGGAAGAGTTCGTCGAACTCCGCCGCATAGTCGGTATGGTGGTCCTCGCCGTACCACCAGAACCAGTCGGAGCACTCCGCAGCGAGAAAGTGGTCGGCGATCTCTGCCTTTCTCTTTTCATCCAGTGATTTCTCGTGGTGGAGGTAATCGTGCTTGGTCTGGTAGATGCGCTCCCAGGCGGCATTCTTTTCCGGATGCCCCACCCAGGTATCGAAGGTTCCGTAGATCCATGACCCGGGGTGGAGTTTGGGCATCGCCACTTCCGGTTTTTCGCTCAATTCATCCATCGTGACGGTGGTACAGAACCGGCAGTCGCCGAGTCTGGCGTAGAGCGCTTCGAAAAAGCCGAAACCGTTGTCGGGGTAGAATTCCCAGGCGTTCTCCCCGTCCAGGATGACGGAGACGCTCCCGTCGGGGTGCGTTTCGCTGATGCTTTCGAGATGCTGCATGAAGTCGTCGGCGGAGCGTTCTGCCTCCCAGTAGCGGTAGGTGAAGCCGATCAGGTCGCTGAGGGCATGGTCTCTAAAAGCGATGAAGAGGCCGTCGAAGGCATACCTTTGGTAGAGGTTACCCCTCTCCTTCTTTCCATACCCCATGGAGCGCATCAGGATCGCTTCGTCGGTGGCGATCCAGCGCAGTCCCCGATCTTTGTAGATCGCCACACTCTGCTCATCCACCGCCCCCTCCGCAGGCCAGAAACCGGTGGGTTTGCAGCCGAAGACCTCTTCGTAGAGGGCGATGGCCCGGTCCACCTGGGCCTCGGCATCCTCTTTCAGGGGAAAGTGGTTGGCGGGGATGACGGTCTTGGGATTGGAGCGGACGGCGTTTTCCATATCGAGCAGCAGCGGAAGGATCGGATGGTTCAGCGGTGTGGTAGCCAGCGAAATGCGCCCCTGTTTCATCAGGTCGGCATAGAAGGGGAGGATGTGCGGCATGAAGTCCAGCAGCGCCTTGAGCAGCGCCTCCTTCTCCTCTTTGGTGTAGCCGCGCCCTTTCGCCAGAAGCCTGCGGACCGTCGGGTCGTTTCGGCGCAGGTAGTTCCCGCACCAGGAGAGCATGAAAAGCACTTCAAGCTCCATGAATTCACCGGCGTCCAGATTCTCTTTGTGGAAAAGCTCGGCATACCGTTTCAGCGGCTTGACCATCGTGTCGTACTGGGAGGCGTGGCAGATTTTGTCGACGAAGGCCCGCT
It encodes the following:
- a CDS encoding glycoside hydrolase, yielding MPLKLSFFWHMHQPDYRQGDGKMHMPWVFLHAIKDYYEMPWLLSKHAGIKATFNLTPPLIEQMILYTKKGADCDTFLTLWRKDPGDLSAGERAFVDKICHASQYDTMVKPLKRYAELFHKENLDAGEFMELEVLFMLSWCGNYLRRNDPTVRRLLAKGRGYTKEEKEALLKALLDFMPHILPFYADLMKQGRISLATTPLNHPILPLLLDMENAVRSNPKTVIPANHFPLKEDAEAQVDRAIALYEEVFGCKPTGFWPAEGAVDEQSVAIYKDRGLRWIATDEAILMRSMGYGKKERGNLYQRYAFDGLFIAFRDHALSDLIGFTYRYWEAERSADDFMQHLESISETHPDGSVSVILDGENAWEFYPDNGFGFFEALYARLGDCRFCTTVTMDELSEKPEVAMPKLHPGSWIYGTFDTWVGHPEKNAAWERIYQTKHDYLHHEKSLDEKRKAEIADHFLAAECSDWFWWYGEDHHTDYAAEFDELFRSHLIAVYRLMNLTPPANLFQPIAGERKDLHALVNEPKFPIQPMIDGRVTSFFEWLGSGMIDETKLYSTMDRVRGPITAIHWGQDRDSLYFRLDGEIERLKTDGEIKIYIEGLDDTIDIDLSLSPVLGDLSYAAEEIVEIGISKRLHFHGLSEVTVRLEILEKGHVVQVLPGIGELTVDLNEDYAKNWFV